A single window of Micrococcaceae bacterium Sec5.1 DNA harbors:
- a CDS encoding electron transfer flavoprotein subunit beta/FixA family protein gives MKIVVLVKHVPDAQFDRHITGPGNTTDRDESILSELDEYALEAALQLAEERGGAKAGNEVIALSMGPSGAVNAVKKSLQIGAYSGVHLSDDALAGSDAAATSLALAATIRHLSADRRPVDLVLTGMASTDGETSLIPAQLAERLSLPQLTFASTLEVNGGTVVARRDAGSHSETVEAQLPALVSVTDQINEPRYPNFKGILAAKKKKIASLSLADIGVDPSEVGQSGSWTVVESAAARPPRTAGTIITDEGDAGIKLVDFLAAQKLL, from the coding sequence TTGAAGATTGTCGTTCTGGTCAAGCACGTCCCGGACGCGCAGTTCGACCGGCACATCACCGGACCCGGCAACACAACTGACCGCGATGAGAGCATCTTGTCCGAACTTGACGAGTACGCGCTTGAGGCAGCACTGCAGCTGGCCGAAGAGCGTGGCGGGGCCAAAGCCGGCAACGAGGTCATTGCCCTCAGCATGGGGCCCTCCGGTGCAGTAAACGCAGTCAAGAAGTCGTTGCAGATTGGCGCCTACTCCGGGGTCCACCTCAGCGATGACGCGCTGGCCGGTTCGGACGCCGCTGCGACATCATTGGCGCTTGCGGCCACCATCCGCCATCTCTCCGCCGATCGACGCCCGGTGGACCTGGTCCTGACCGGCATGGCTTCCACGGACGGCGAGACCTCACTCATCCCGGCTCAGCTCGCGGAGCGGTTGTCGCTCCCGCAGCTCACGTTTGCTTCCACCCTCGAGGTTAACGGCGGCACCGTGGTGGCACGCCGGGATGCCGGCTCCCACTCGGAGACCGTTGAAGCGCAGCTTCCTGCACTCGTCTCGGTGACAGACCAGATCAACGAACCCAGGTACCCCAATTTCAAGGGAATCCTGGCAGCCAAGAAGAAGAAGATTGCCTCGTTGTCGCTTGCCGATATCGGCGTCGATCCTTCCGAGGTAGGCCAGTCAGGCTCGTGGACGGTTGTGGAGTCTGCAGCTGCCCGCCCGCCCAGAACCGCAGGGACGATCATCACCGACGAGGGCGACGCCGGCATCAAGCTCGTCGACTTCCTGGCCGCACAGAAGCTGCTCTAA
- a CDS encoding trypsin-like peptidase domain-containing protein: protein MTENPAQGNAPENRDPSEPRDPAARPDSAATHQQPTQQHAQQPGWNSGQGTGTHATTPLPAFQPPAQSAPHANVNQGPHANTQPQYYGGPQHQDPGHRPNYPQHQPFYGGSTNPGNPNLHSAPGQQSSVGTKRKPAFGIGTLIASILAAGLVGGGVVAGSTALLDNPAPAASSGGQSSTVIVNNKDDVNVITAAAAKASPSVVTIKATSGNEGGTGSGIIIDDQGHILTNTHVVTLDGATSNAAIEVRTSDGKVLKAKVVGTDPLSDLAVIKVDDTSGLVPATLGDSSKINVGDTAVAIGSPLGLTGTVTDGIVSTLNRTISVASSAAPKEGTDNSQGGDQGFQFAPPGGGQSQPSANEGSISINVIQTDAAINPGNSGGALVNSKGEIIGVNVAIASAGSGTADSSTGNIGVGFSIPINHAKRVAQEIINTGKASHGQFGVSVRSKSSTGSDSGFSVGAEVASVTTGSAAAKAGIKVGDVVTKFGDYQVTDPNQLTAAVREQAAGAKVKVTIQRNGQSQEVEVTLDAAQQ from the coding sequence ATGACGGAGAACCCAGCGCAGGGCAACGCACCAGAGAACCGTGATCCGTCCGAGCCGCGGGATCCCGCTGCGAGGCCTGACTCCGCTGCCACCCACCAGCAGCCGACACAGCAGCACGCACAGCAGCCTGGTTGGAACTCCGGGCAGGGAACCGGTACCCATGCAACGACTCCGCTGCCGGCCTTTCAGCCGCCTGCCCAATCGGCACCTCACGCCAACGTAAACCAAGGCCCGCATGCCAACACCCAGCCGCAGTACTACGGCGGTCCGCAGCACCAGGACCCGGGGCACCGTCCCAACTACCCGCAGCACCAGCCGTTCTATGGCGGAAGCACCAATCCTGGGAACCCGAACCTCCACAGCGCTCCGGGTCAGCAGTCCTCCGTCGGCACCAAGCGCAAGCCGGCATTCGGTATTGGAACGCTCATTGCCAGCATTCTTGCCGCTGGCCTGGTAGGTGGCGGTGTGGTGGCAGGCAGCACCGCGCTTTTGGACAACCCGGCACCGGCTGCATCAAGTGGTGGCCAGTCGAGCACGGTAATTGTGAATAACAAGGACGACGTCAACGTCATCACGGCAGCAGCGGCGAAGGCGTCTCCGAGCGTGGTCACCATCAAGGCAACGAGTGGAAACGAGGGCGGAACGGGCTCCGGCATCATTATCGATGACCAAGGCCACATCCTGACCAACACCCACGTCGTCACGCTGGATGGCGCAACATCCAATGCCGCCATCGAGGTCCGTACCAGTGACGGAAAGGTTCTCAAGGCCAAGGTTGTTGGAACTGATCCTCTCTCGGACCTGGCAGTTATCAAGGTGGACGATACTTCCGGTTTGGTGCCGGCTACGCTCGGGGATTCCTCGAAAATCAACGTGGGCGACACCGCCGTCGCGATTGGTTCGCCCCTTGGCCTGACGGGCACGGTGACGGACGGTATCGTCTCCACACTCAACCGCACTATCAGCGTTGCCTCCTCAGCTGCCCCGAAGGAAGGCACTGACAATTCACAGGGCGGTGACCAGGGCTTCCAGTTCGCCCCTCCAGGTGGCGGCCAGAGCCAGCCGAGCGCGAATGAGGGCTCAATCTCGATCAACGTGATCCAGACGGATGCTGCCATCAACCCCGGCAACTCCGGTGGCGCGCTGGTAAACAGCAAGGGCGAGATCATCGGCGTCAACGTTGCTATCGCTTCCGCGGGCAGCGGCACAGCAGATTCCTCCACTGGAAACATCGGCGTTGGCTTCAGCATCCCGATCAACCATGCCAAGCGCGTTGCACAGGAAATCATCAATACCGGTAAGGCTAGCCATGGCCAGTTTGGTGTCTCCGTACGATCGAAGTCGTCCACGGGCAGCGACTCCGGATTCTCCGTTGGCGCAGAGGTTGCTTCGGTGACCACGGGTTCCGCCGCGGCGAAGGCGGGCATCAAGGTTGGCGACGTCGTCACCAAGTTCGGCGACTACCAGGTGACTGACCCCAACCAGTTGACCGCGGCCGTCCGCGAACAGGCCGCCGGCGCGAAGGTGAAGGTAACTATCCAGCGCAACGGCCAGTCGCAGGAAGTAGAAGTTACTTTGGACGCCGCACAGCAATAA
- a CDS encoding TPM domain-containing protein yields the protein MRSIVKRVLAVIGVAGMLALPAGAAWAADPVTIPSGQNIVDDANVLGSRKGEVQEAIQKTLKDHKYNLYVVTVNSFENPSSPAEWVKAVATKKGMGKADAILAISTAGQYNFALNSGSSIYSKQSTIAQNAVVANLAGGKKDYAQAAIDTAAAIGDAAGGGSGTVPSGNGGVGVLVGVGVVAAGGAATYLYLRNRRKKVGQASSASYGPQGEELDPLAALSIPELRQKSGSLLIEADDAIKSSEQELGFAQAQYGDSAIGNFTKALQEAKAHMTESFKLQQQLDDHIPDTEEQQRTWLGEIIRRSEAALASLRDQKADFDSLRELEKKAPQALATVTAGAREADSRIATAEQSLEGLRSKYAESALTQVSDNILQAKERLAFVQNAATTAQEKLSAGENSLAAVAVRAAEESLHQTNVLIDAISKTAGSLDEARASLESAVAETSQDLAQARAMIQSGEHPELAGPVAGVEAALGQVKAEIQGGKIDPIATLTRVETAHQALDQSLSGIRDQQEQARRAQASLQQTIMAAQAQISATSDYITARRGGVGTEARTRLAEAQRNLDYALSISRNDPVTALTYAQQAHSLAAQAAQLAQADVDHFGYADQGYGRGGMFGGGGGGGGLGGAILGGILINSIFNSGGGGWGGGNSDGGGGGGFFGGDSGGGDWGGGGGGDFGGGDSGSF from the coding sequence ATGCGGTCAATAGTGAAACGTGTACTCGCCGTGATTGGCGTGGCTGGAATGTTGGCCCTCCCGGCCGGCGCCGCCTGGGCTGCAGATCCGGTGACTATACCGTCCGGCCAAAACATCGTGGATGATGCCAATGTCCTGGGCAGCCGCAAGGGTGAAGTCCAGGAAGCCATCCAGAAGACGCTCAAGGACCACAAATACAACCTGTACGTGGTCACGGTGAACTCCTTCGAGAACCCTTCTTCGCCTGCGGAATGGGTCAAAGCTGTAGCCACCAAGAAGGGCATGGGCAAGGCCGACGCAATTCTGGCAATCTCCACCGCTGGTCAATACAACTTCGCCCTGAACTCCGGCAGTTCCATTTACTCCAAGCAGTCCACCATCGCTCAGAACGCCGTTGTAGCCAACCTGGCGGGCGGTAAGAAGGACTATGCCCAGGCAGCAATTGACACAGCCGCAGCTATTGGAGACGCGGCCGGCGGTGGAAGCGGTACCGTGCCAAGCGGCAACGGCGGTGTCGGGGTCCTCGTAGGGGTTGGCGTTGTTGCAGCAGGCGGTGCGGCCACCTATCTCTACCTGCGAAATCGCCGCAAGAAGGTGGGCCAGGCATCCAGTGCGAGCTATGGTCCCCAAGGAGAAGAGCTTGACCCATTGGCAGCCCTCAGCATTCCGGAGCTGCGTCAGAAGAGCGGCTCGTTGCTGATCGAAGCTGATGACGCCATCAAGTCCAGCGAACAGGAGCTTGGGTTCGCACAGGCCCAATACGGTGATTCGGCGATCGGCAACTTCACCAAAGCCCTGCAGGAAGCCAAAGCCCACATGACCGAATCGTTCAAGCTGCAACAGCAGCTGGACGACCATATCCCGGACACCGAGGAACAACAGCGGACATGGCTCGGAGAGATTATTCGCCGTTCAGAGGCAGCCCTCGCGTCACTGCGCGACCAGAAAGCGGACTTCGACTCCCTTCGTGAACTCGAGAAGAAGGCCCCGCAGGCTTTGGCCACTGTCACGGCAGGCGCCCGGGAGGCCGACTCCAGGATCGCCACCGCAGAGCAATCCCTTGAGGGCCTCCGCAGTAAGTACGCCGAATCTGCGTTGACGCAGGTCTCAGACAACATCCTGCAGGCCAAGGAACGCCTTGCGTTCGTACAGAATGCTGCCACCACCGCCCAGGAAAAACTGTCTGCCGGCGAAAACAGCCTGGCTGCCGTAGCGGTTCGCGCTGCCGAAGAAAGCCTGCATCAGACGAACGTCCTGATCGACGCTATTTCCAAGACGGCAGGCAGCCTTGACGAGGCACGCGCCTCCTTGGAAAGCGCCGTTGCGGAGACCAGTCAGGACCTCGCGCAGGCCAGGGCCATGATCCAGTCGGGTGAACATCCTGAACTCGCCGGCCCTGTGGCTGGTGTGGAAGCGGCCCTGGGCCAGGTCAAGGCTGAAATCCAGGGTGGCAAGATCGACCCCATTGCTACGTTGACCCGCGTAGAAACAGCGCACCAGGCGCTTGATCAGTCATTGTCCGGGATCCGGGACCAGCAGGAACAGGCCCGCCGTGCACAAGCATCCTTGCAGCAAACCATCATGGCGGCACAGGCCCAGATCAGTGCGACCTCGGATTACATCACGGCCCGTCGAGGCGGCGTTGGGACAGAGGCCCGCACCCGGCTCGCCGAGGCCCAGCGCAATCTCGACTACGCTTTGTCGATCTCGCGCAATGACCCGGTCACGGCTCTGACCTACGCCCAGCAGGCACACTCACTCGCTGCGCAGGCAGCGCAGCTGGCGCAGGCCGACGTCGACCACTTCGGCTATGCCGACCAAGGCTACGGCCGCGGGGGCATGTTCGGTGGTGGCGGCGGAGGCGGTGGTCTTGGAGGCGCAATCCTCGGCGGCATCCTCATCAACTCCATCTTCAACAGCGGTGGCGGCGGTTGGGGCGGCGGTAACAGCGACGGCGGTGGCGGCGGCGGATTCTTCGGCGGCGACTCCGGCGGCGGCGACTGGGGCGGCGGTGGAGGGGGAGACTTCGGCGGCGGCGACTCTGGAAGTTTTTAG
- a CDS encoding PspA/IM30 family protein, whose translation MVKQSIFGRISQLAKANINALLDQAEDPQKMLDQMVRDYTNNIAEAESAVAQTIGNLRMLQADYNEDVKNAQDWGNKALAASRKADEYRAAGDTEDATKFDNLAKVAIQRQMTAESEARAAEPSIASQTEVVDKLKSGLDQMKNKLNQLTAKRNELVARSKTAAAQSQVHDALKSIDIMDPTSEVGRFEEKIRREEAKVLGQQELAASSLDAQFNQLEDLGEQTEIEARLAALKSGGSKPAIGAGAPASSGATIDETDFDKL comes from the coding sequence ATGGTTAAGCAGTCCATTTTCGGTCGGATCTCGCAGCTCGCCAAAGCAAACATCAACGCTTTGCTGGACCAGGCTGAGGACCCGCAGAAGATGCTGGACCAGATGGTCCGCGACTACACGAACAACATTGCTGAGGCCGAGTCCGCAGTGGCTCAGACCATCGGGAACCTGCGCATGCTCCAGGCCGACTACAACGAAGACGTCAAGAATGCCCAGGACTGGGGCAACAAAGCCCTGGCCGCGTCACGCAAGGCCGACGAATACCGTGCTGCCGGTGATACCGAGGATGCCACGAAATTCGACAACCTGGCCAAGGTTGCCATCCAGCGACAAATGACGGCAGAGTCCGAAGCACGGGCCGCCGAGCCCAGCATCGCGTCCCAGACCGAGGTTGTGGACAAGCTCAAGAGCGGGCTTGACCAAATGAAGAACAAGCTCAACCAACTCACGGCCAAGCGCAATGAACTGGTGGCCCGTTCCAAGACCGCTGCTGCGCAGTCGCAGGTGCACGATGCCCTGAAGAGCATCGACATCATGGACCCCACCAGTGAGGTTGGCCGCTTCGAAGAGAAAATTCGCCGCGAGGAGGCCAAGGTCCTGGGCCAGCAGGAGCTTGCTGCCTCCAGTTTGGACGCCCAGTTCAACCAGCTGGAAGACCTTGGGGAGCAGACCGAAATTGAGGCGCGTCTTGCGGCCCTCAAGTCCGGCGGCAGCAAGCCTGCCATCGGTGCCGGTGCCCCTGCGTCCAGCGGTGCAACCATCGACGAAACCGACTTCGACAAGCTCTGA
- a CDS encoding GntR family transcriptional regulator, whose amino-acid sequence MVKEDYNQGLDRQALQRNSPVAVYQQVADVLTDQVSRLEPGARIPTEESLMDEYGISRTTVRKAIETLVVKGLLVRRQGKGTFVMAQRPVRMLNRLAPFMETFTAAGMKTVKGLIEYKWMEKDRSVPAKLVSDDNLVLVIRRSYSSGGWPYAIAEIFIPSHIGRHISLADAERNSIYQVIQDRTSKPLQRAEITVTMHAPPEHLADALNVREFPMVPRLERTTLGAHGEVLECTVTYFHPKGFEIRAEVATDVSPSQDPLEPSSL is encoded by the coding sequence ATGGTCAAGGAAGACTACAACCAGGGCCTGGATCGACAGGCCCTGCAAAGGAACAGCCCCGTAGCGGTGTACCAGCAGGTTGCAGACGTATTGACTGATCAAGTCAGCCGGTTGGAACCGGGCGCACGGATCCCGACCGAAGAATCATTGATGGACGAGTACGGGATCAGCCGTACTACCGTCCGCAAGGCGATAGAAACCCTCGTTGTGAAGGGGCTGCTTGTTCGCCGGCAGGGCAAGGGAACTTTCGTCATGGCCCAGCGTCCGGTACGGATGCTGAACCGCTTGGCGCCCTTCATGGAGACGTTCACAGCAGCAGGAATGAAGACTGTAAAAGGCCTGATCGAATACAAGTGGATGGAGAAGGATAGGTCCGTGCCAGCCAAGCTGGTGTCCGATGACAATCTTGTCCTCGTGATCCGTCGTTCCTATTCAAGCGGCGGTTGGCCCTATGCCATTGCTGAAATCTTCATCCCTTCGCACATTGGCCGTCACATCAGCCTCGCGGATGCTGAGCGCAATTCCATCTATCAAGTCATCCAGGACAGGACGTCCAAACCCCTCCAGCGTGCTGAAATCACCGTCACGATGCACGCCCCGCCGGAGCACCTCGCCGATGCACTGAATGTCCGCGAATTTCCCATGGTCCCGCGCTTGGAAAGGACCACACTGGGAGCACACGGTGAAGTCCTTGAATGCACCGTGACCTATTTCCACCCAAAGGGTTTCGAAATTCGTGCTGAAGTGGCCACGGATGTCAGTCCCAGCCAGGATCCGTTGGAGCCCTCCTCACTCTAG
- a CDS encoding UPF0182 family protein — MSRPASSNPPGRSPLRRGALTPTLIVVAVAVVGFIFFANVWTDVLWYQQLGFFEVYVRENLARIVTFLVGFAMMFAAVYFAIRIAYHARPVYAPDAESRDNLNRYQAQLEPVRRVVMIGLPILFGLFAGSAAASQWQKVLLFFNQEPFGQTDPLFNLDISFYLMSLPFLGFVTGFLISIAVVAGIAGILTHYLYGSIRLMERGVFTSRAAQIHIAVTGAFFLLLLGVNFWLDRYSTVQSSSGRWAGALYTDVNAVVPTKAILAVAAGLVAILFIIAAVIGRWRLPVIGTAMLIITAILAGGVYPWVIQQFQVRPSENTLEREYIDRNIKMTRAAYGLDKIDVSAYNATTTATSGALAKDAQTAANIRLLDPNLISSAFAQLEQYRPYYQFPQTLNVDRYTVDGKVQDTVIAVRELNPDGLSANQQTWVNRHIVYTHGYGVVAAKGNKFTVDGKPEFLQSGIPSNGVLGNDTTYEPRIYFGENSPEYSIVGAPEGAQHREQDRPAGREGGGETQYTFTGNGGPVVGNWLNRILYSIKFQSSDLLLSDGVNEKSQILYDRNPRERVEKLAPYLTVDGNAYPAVVDGRVKWIVDGYTTSQYFPYSQPQQLQNATVDSQTSAGRTVTLPNSSVNYIRNSVKATVDAYDGSVTLYAWDDQDPLLKAWQKVFPATIKPYTEMSGELMSHVRYPEDLFKVQRELLGRYHVTNPDNFYQNNDAWSVPNDPTVSEAVKQPPFYMSLQMPDQDKPAFQLTSSFIPQTVNGNARNILYGFLAADSDAGNVKGVKADSYGKLRLLQLPTDTQVPGPGQAQNKFNSDPTVSQALNLLRQGASDVLNGNLLTLPVGGGLLYVQPVYLKSTGETSYPTLQRVLVAFGDKIGFAATLDEALDQLFGGNSGAKAGDFQNNGQTPATPPGTTTPPAGPTDAKADLKAALDDANKAIVDGQAALAKGDFATYGQQQTRLSEALKRAIDAETRLGITPEPTATPSATPSATPSPSPSS, encoded by the coding sequence TTGTCCCGTCCCGCCAGCTCCAACCCGCCCGGAAGATCGCCGCTGAGACGAGGTGCCCTGACACCGACACTCATCGTCGTTGCAGTGGCCGTCGTTGGATTCATTTTCTTCGCCAATGTGTGGACAGACGTCCTCTGGTACCAACAGCTCGGCTTCTTCGAAGTCTATGTCCGCGAGAACCTCGCCCGGATCGTCACCTTCCTGGTCGGTTTCGCCATGATGTTCGCTGCCGTTTACTTCGCCATCAGGATCGCGTACCACGCCCGGCCGGTCTACGCTCCGGATGCTGAGTCACGTGACAACCTCAACCGCTACCAGGCCCAGCTTGAGCCTGTCCGCAGGGTCGTCATGATCGGCCTGCCCATCCTGTTCGGACTCTTTGCCGGAAGCGCCGCCGCCAGCCAGTGGCAGAAGGTCCTCCTCTTCTTCAACCAGGAACCCTTTGGCCAAACAGATCCGTTGTTCAATCTGGACATCAGCTTCTACCTGATGTCGCTTCCGTTCCTTGGCTTTGTTACCGGATTCCTCATCAGCATCGCCGTAGTGGCCGGCATTGCGGGCATCCTCACTCATTACCTGTACGGAAGCATCCGGCTCATGGAGCGTGGTGTCTTCACAAGCCGTGCCGCGCAGATCCACATTGCCGTGACGGGTGCATTCTTCCTGTTGCTGCTTGGCGTGAATTTCTGGCTGGACAGGTACTCCACGGTGCAAAGCTCATCCGGACGGTGGGCGGGTGCACTGTATACGGACGTCAATGCCGTTGTACCCACGAAGGCCATCCTGGCGGTTGCCGCCGGCTTGGTTGCGATCCTCTTTATCATCGCTGCGGTCATCGGCCGCTGGCGCTTGCCAGTAATCGGTACAGCGATGCTGATCATCACCGCCATCCTGGCTGGTGGCGTGTACCCATGGGTTATCCAGCAATTCCAGGTGCGTCCCTCGGAGAACACCCTGGAAAGGGAGTACATCGACCGCAACATTAAGATGACCCGGGCAGCCTACGGCCTGGACAAGATTGATGTCTCGGCCTATAACGCCACAACAACTGCTACAAGCGGAGCTTTGGCAAAGGACGCCCAGACCGCTGCCAACATCCGCCTGCTGGACCCGAACCTCATCTCCTCGGCGTTCGCCCAGCTTGAGCAGTACCGTCCGTACTACCAATTCCCCCAGACGCTGAACGTGGACCGCTACACGGTGGACGGAAAAGTACAGGACACCGTCATCGCTGTTCGCGAGCTGAATCCGGATGGCCTGAGCGCAAACCAGCAGACCTGGGTCAACCGGCACATCGTGTACACGCACGGCTACGGTGTGGTCGCAGCGAAGGGCAATAAGTTCACGGTTGATGGCAAGCCGGAATTCCTGCAATCGGGCATTCCGTCCAACGGCGTTCTCGGCAATGACACAACGTACGAACCACGCATCTACTTCGGCGAGAACTCTCCCGAATATTCGATCGTTGGCGCTCCGGAAGGTGCCCAGCATCGCGAACAAGACCGCCCAGCGGGACGCGAAGGCGGGGGAGAGACGCAATACACCTTCACCGGCAACGGCGGGCCCGTTGTGGGCAACTGGCTCAACCGGATTCTGTACTCCATCAAATTCCAGTCCTCGGACTTGTTGCTTTCGGATGGCGTGAACGAGAAATCCCAGATTCTCTATGACCGCAATCCCCGCGAACGGGTTGAGAAGCTCGCTCCGTACCTGACCGTGGATGGCAACGCGTATCCGGCCGTCGTCGATGGTCGCGTGAAGTGGATCGTTGACGGTTACACCACCAGCCAGTACTTCCCGTACTCCCAACCCCAGCAGTTGCAGAATGCGACCGTTGATTCGCAGACAAGTGCAGGCCGGACGGTGACGCTGCCTAACAGCTCCGTCAATTACATCCGGAACTCGGTCAAGGCGACTGTTGACGCTTATGACGGTTCGGTCACGCTCTACGCCTGGGATGACCAGGATCCTCTCCTGAAGGCTTGGCAGAAGGTGTTCCCTGCCACTATCAAGCCCTACACGGAGATGTCTGGCGAACTCATGAGCCACGTCCGCTACCCGGAGGACCTTTTCAAGGTCCAACGTGAACTTCTCGGACGCTACCACGTCACCAACCCTGACAACTTCTACCAGAACAACGATGCCTGGAGTGTTCCGAACGACCCCACAGTTTCGGAAGCCGTCAAGCAGCCGCCGTTCTACATGTCTCTGCAGATGCCTGACCAGGACAAGCCTGCGTTCCAACTGACGTCGTCCTTCATTCCGCAAACAGTCAACGGGAACGCAAGGAATATCCTCTATGGCTTCCTGGCGGCGGATTCAGATGCCGGAAATGTCAAGGGGGTTAAAGCGGACAGCTACGGCAAGCTAAGGCTGTTGCAACTTCCAACGGACACCCAGGTCCCTGGCCCAGGCCAGGCGCAGAACAAGTTCAACTCTGATCCCACAGTCTCCCAGGCGCTTAACTTGCTGCGTCAGGGTGCTTCGGATGTTTTGAACGGCAACCTGCTGACCCTGCCCGTGGGTGGCGGACTACTTTATGTTCAGCCCGTCTACCTGAAGTCAACAGGCGAGACTTCTTACCCCACCTTGCAGCGGGTGCTCGTGGCCTTCGGCGACAAGATCGGCTTTGCGGCGACACTGGACGAGGCCCTGGACCAGTTGTTCGGTGGCAACTCCGGTGCCAAGGCAGGCGACTTCCAGAACAATGGCCAGACGCCCGCGACCCCGCCTGGGACCACAACGCCCCCGGCCGGCCCGACTGATGCCAAGGCTGATCTCAAGGCAGCTCTGGACGACGCCAACAAGGCAATCGTGGATGGCCAGGCAGCTCTGGCCAAGGGAGACTTCGCCACCTATGGCCAGCAGCAGACCAGGCTCTCCGAGGCTCTCAAGAGGGCGATCGACGCCGAAACCCGTCTCGGCATAACGCCGGAACCGACAGCGACGCCAAGTGCTACGCCAAGCGCCACACCGTCGCCTTCGCCGAGCAGCTAA
- a CDS encoding S16 family serine protease encodes MLTSPSPEGSLDPRQTHDADSSPESPEPPGSGRYMIMVVSGLLALGLGIGAAALPVPYVVESAGPTFNTLGQDGDKPVISISGHESYPAKGNLDLTTVVMTGGPKTPATIFEVFRAWLDKSKAVYPEELIYPKGTTAEETVQQGEIAMETSQENAVAAALRQLDIPFEQRLKVAGLSDPSPSAGKLQEGDRLTSINGKPISYLSLVQAELAAGNGAPVAVVVDRNGSAVTETITPTKNPAGRYVLGILLGSDFTFPFDVKISLDNVGGPSAGMMFALGVVDNLTPGDLTGGKHVAGTGTITADGAVGAIGGIAQKMIGARQHGATMFLAPAANCADVVGHIPDGLQVVKVETLADATAAVERLGSGQDTAGLPTCANN; translated from the coding sequence ATGCTTACTTCGCCCAGCCCGGAGGGCTCGCTCGACCCGCGTCAAACGCACGACGCCGATTCCTCCCCCGAATCTCCGGAACCTCCCGGCAGCGGCCGGTACATGATCATGGTGGTTTCGGGCCTCTTGGCCCTGGGACTTGGGATCGGGGCGGCTGCTTTGCCGGTTCCCTATGTTGTTGAGTCTGCCGGACCGACCTTTAATACGCTGGGGCAGGATGGCGACAAACCGGTCATCAGCATTTCGGGACATGAGTCCTACCCAGCCAAGGGGAACCTGGACCTGACGACGGTGGTGATGACGGGCGGGCCGAAGACTCCCGCAACTATTTTCGAGGTCTTTCGCGCCTGGTTGGACAAATCGAAAGCCGTTTATCCCGAGGAATTGATCTATCCCAAAGGCACCACAGCGGAGGAGACGGTCCAGCAAGGCGAGATTGCCATGGAGACTTCGCAGGAAAACGCTGTTGCCGCAGCACTGCGGCAATTGGACATCCCTTTTGAACAGAGGCTTAAGGTTGCCGGCCTGTCGGACCCGTCTCCGTCAGCAGGGAAACTTCAGGAAGGAGACCGGCTGACCTCCATTAACGGAAAACCGATCTCCTACCTCAGCCTGGTCCAGGCTGAACTGGCAGCCGGAAACGGCGCCCCGGTGGCCGTCGTCGTGGACAGGAACGGTTCTGCCGTCACGGAAACGATAACGCCCACCAAGAATCCCGCTGGCCGCTACGTTCTGGGCATTCTCCTGGGCAGCGACTTCACCTTCCCCTTTGACGTGAAAATTTCCTTGGACAATGTGGGGGGTCCGAGCGCCGGAATGATGTTTGCCCTGGGCGTCGTGGACAATCTCACGCCGGGGGACCTCACAGGAGGAAAGCACGTGGCAGGGACCGGAACCATCACGGCTGATGGGGCAGTGGGAGCCATCGGCGGCATTGCACAGAAGATGATCGGAGCGCGTCAGCATGGGGCCACCATGTTCCTGGCTCCGGCGGCGAATTGTGCCGACGTCGTAGGGCATATTCCCGATGGCCTGCAGGTAGTGAAGGTGGAAACGCTGGCCGATGCCACCGCGGCAGTGGAACGACTCGGTTCAGGACAAGACACGGCGGGCCTTCCCACCTGCGCCAACAACTAG